The following proteins are co-located in the Clostridiales bacterium genome:
- a CDS encoding LysM peptidoglycan-binding domain-containing protein, whose translation MKQISDSALCWTRFFRIRNGGNGMSKRKPIQKLIAMMLSVIMVVGMTPVSALAESGTLPVGASGEIIVFGALDADIVAQSVPLGTSESKLKLPDTLTATLALAALEEEPVLDSGEADTKPDSADAVSGSAIDVEETEEAEIGDSEGDEIASPSDTEITKDSFETEPTEKTVDSAKEITVPMPVTWNSSPEYDGEAAGTYIFTPDLPEGLTLASGVEVPAITVTVGAVAIIGTVTAFDELCDNVRWQNTSAPEFPETVSGTVEDETADIPVTWEADHDYDAESPDKGLYVFTAVLGDGYRAADDVEYPRITVYIPQSAGRMMARMADSPLEITTAAQLAEIATLVNARENGLELFLFNNAGARVSLKLMNDIDLSAYTKGEGWVPIGTETTQFKGSFDGGGKTITNLTIDRTDSEDQGLFGVIGAGGTVKNLGVVNTEIEGGDYVGGVAGTVYGGASVQYCYSTGSVSGIDSVGGVAGYVKGSVENCYSTGSVSGIGSVGGVVGSAVGGSTVENCYSTGAVSGTGDFVSGVAGTVYGIVKNCAALNPSVSGTGGLGRVAGYVDGGPLSGNIAFSGMKVTKNGSAKSLVEGTDQEDGEPKTAAAISAAGFFEALFGNDTAWTYEKGKLPGFGAAVDMPLHLLDDTSPFSGGDGLSSDTAYQITTPTQLAKLAELVNAGNASYNAAHYKLMNDLDLSAYGKDYDDGKGWTSIGNTYTQPFKGVFDGNGKTITELYINQSGQSHVGLFGSISRGTAKNLALQNVSIKGRQSVGGVTGSVYEGGMVQGCFVSGIMSGADYIGGVVGFVYGSTAQNCYSAVSLTSTSSNGSGGVIGRINFGTVKNCYSIGSVDGVDDNGGIGGVVGVVYSSTLQNCAALNPSVSGTSSSVHRVAKLFDGSTLSGNIAFIGMTVNGSTVSDGTLTDHNGAPKTAEDINAASFWTTASGFTADWNTTVWEIAPGKLPILKGIAGQNASMPEHLLPAGASVFEGAGTSEGDPYLIKTAADLAKLAQLVNEGTSPYADPGRYYRLEKDLDLSSYASGEGWMPIGASAKQFKGIFDGNNKTITGLTINRPAADNIGLFGYLYIDSKVQNIRIIDASVIGKARVGGVAGYAWGATVENCAVVGSISGADNVGGTVGRISSGTVQNCYSTGSVTGSGDYVGGIMGYLEHNATTVRRCYSGSSVSGRFNVGGIVGEVGVATVQDCYSTGNIKGVLYVGGVAGEVSSGSVQNCYSTGSVLGTDSEGYIGGVAGVLSSGTVKNCVALNPSINAGAYNFGRVVGKNTSGSLLNNYAFSRIPGTWANKGLSAKDGADMTSQTLFGGDFWANPTYWADAAWDGDIWQFTENKLPTLKGVGGPQHGDGGLYLTARDIQYATVGATDGLTYNGSKQIPTLTVTFDGETLTKNTDYTVAVADESASDGTNAGTVTLTITGIGSFYGTRNITYTIAKKTITIMPYPGQSKKHGEIDPILTFANGAGLTPGAFTGKLSRAAGENVGTYAISLGNLSAGGNYELSLAPVTVNFTIEQAKVSEITTTVDNANKTAYEMRTATTAQAVVDAAGLPSSVNVSTDGGTAVLPITWSTVSAYNAKTAIYVVVGTLTGNSNIEPNGVTASLTVTVTPVTAVTPTFSDTLVVISSDSSATAAELGSAILPASGSIMVEGQSVAYTVDWNGGEALDRTAVGTEQTFTGTISYITPPAWLTLPDSSTVSRKVSVTAKQAVIIGGITTANKAYDGASYAPSGTATVTGGSVPVNQLEWLYESTDSAGYRNSTAPTNAGAYKLTISVPESNPDYAGSEIFNFTIAKREITLVTDNKTVTKGGSLPELTYTVGNLAPGETKADALSTQPVLACPTFDGNTVGSYPITLTGGTATGNYTITTRTNGTLTVAEQTYTVTFNLNGGSRTGGGELSQTIAEGGAATAPTVYRSGYTLTGWDKSFDNVTADLTVTASWSYNGGGGGGSSSDSSPIIITPPAADKPNSPTQGEIKVPGTVDKKGNITVNITDKTVTDAFNKALAEAKKNGTEQNGITVVLRVDTGNNTDSNVTVNLPKAVQDTIIAKKIVSIIIVVDNPDIRVGIDLAAVQEINKQAKSDVNITATRMDSGKLIGDAKKAIGNRPVFDLKVNYGNGKAVSSFGAGSVSVTIPYTLGANEKAGNVQAVYVDSKGKVHWLVNSVYDSVEQVLRFSTNHFSTYGIGYKQTNTAFKDIAGHWAKGDIEFVASRGLFSGTSETKFSPNTAMTRGMFVTALGRLANADVSGYAKSSFSDVKGDAYYMGYIEWASKNSIVSGIGNGKFAPDQSITREQMAVIMSNYAKAIGYTLPKVHVENTFADNSKISTYAKEAVKQMQMAGVISGKNGNLFDPQGTATRAEVSAVLRRFVELAISSDTAQGWTMNDSGKWMYFKDGKPLTGKQDIDGATYTFDQYGVTADVPKNLRYTTYTVQKGDSFWSISRKLNCTMAELERLNNKSRFALIHPGDVLRVPEK comes from the coding sequence ATGAAGCAGATAAGCGATTCTGCTCTTTGCTGGACACGGTTTTTTAGGATAAGAAATGGAGGAAATGGTATGAGCAAAAGGAAACCAATTCAAAAGCTCATAGCTATGATGCTATCCGTTATCATGGTTGTGGGTATGACGCCTGTCTCAGCGTTGGCTGAATCAGGCACACTCCCCGTTGGCGCAAGCGGTGAGATTATCGTGTTTGGGGCGCTGGACGCCGACATTGTGGCGCAAAGCGTGCCGCTGGGCACATCCGAATCAAAGTTGAAACTGCCCGATACCCTGACGGCAACGTTAGCGCTTGCGGCTTTGGAGGAAGAACCGGTGCTGGATTCCGGAGAAGCTGATACGAAACCGGACAGTGCTGATGCGGTAAGTGGGTCAGCGATTGACGTTGAAGAAACAGAGGAAGCCGAAATCGGCGACAGCGAGGGAGATGAAATCGCATCCCCCTCCGACACGGAAATAACCAAGGACAGCTTTGAAACCGAACCCACGGAGAAAACCGTGGACAGTGCGAAGGAAATCACCGTCCCCATGCCTGTCACATGGAATTCATCACCGGAATACGACGGTGAAGCAGCGGGTACATATATTTTCACTCCCGATCTGCCGGAGGGACTTACCCTTGCCAGCGGCGTGGAAGTCCCAGCAATCACCGTGACCGTTGGCGCGGTTGCCATTATAGGCACAGTTACGGCTTTTGACGAGTTGTGCGATAATGTTCGCTGGCAAAACACCAGCGCACCGGAATTCCCGGAAACCGTAAGCGGTACGGTCGAGGACGAAACGGCGGACATCCCGGTGACTTGGGAGGCAGACCACGACTATGATGCGGAATCCCCGGATAAGGGCTTGTATGTGTTCACCGCTGTCTTGGGTGATGGCTATCGCGCTGCAGACGATGTGGAATATCCGCGCATCACGGTGTATATCCCGCAGTCAGCCGGCAGAATGATGGCGCGCATGGCAGACAGTCCGCTGGAAATTACCACGGCAGCGCAGCTTGCGGAAATTGCCACGCTGGTGAATGCGCGAGAAAATGGGCTGGAGTTGTTTTTGTTCAACAATGCGGGCGCAAGGGTCAGTCTGAAGCTGATGAACGACATTGACCTCTCGGCTTACACAAAAGGCGAGGGCTGGGTGCCTATCGGAACTGAAACCACCCAATTTAAGGGCAGCTTCGACGGCGGCGGCAAAACAATTACCAACCTGACCATCGACCGCACCGACAGTGAGGATCAGGGGCTGTTCGGGGTTATCGGCGCAGGCGGCACAGTGAAAAACCTCGGCGTGGTGAATACCGAGATTGAAGGCGGCGACTATGTAGGCGGCGTGGCGGGGACTGTTTACGGCGGCGCCAGTGTGCAATACTGCTACAGCACCGGCTCGGTTAGCGGTATAGACAGTGTCGGCGGTGTGGCGGGGTATGTTAAGGGCAGTGTAGAAAACTGCTACAGCACCGGCTCGGTCAGCGGCATAGGCAGTGTCGGCGGCGTGGTTGGCTCTGCTGTCGGCGGCAGCACGGTAGAAAACTGCTACAGCACCGGCGCGGTCAGCGGCACAGGCGACTTTGTCAGCGGCGTGGCGGGGACTGTTTACGGCATTGTGAAAAACTGCGCGGCACTGAACCCCTCGGTAAGCGGCACAGGCGGTTTGGGGCGCGTGGCGGGATATGTGGACGGCGGCCCCCTCTCCGGCAACATCGCCTTTTCCGGCATGAAGGTGACGAAGAACGGCAGCGCTAAATCCCTTGTTGAGGGCACGGATCAGGAGGACGGTGAGCCTAAAACCGCCGCCGCCATCAGTGCCGCAGGCTTCTTTGAAGCCCTGTTTGGCAATGACACGGCGTGGACATATGAAAAAGGCAAGCTGCCCGGCTTTGGCGCGGCGGTAGATATGCCCCTGCATCTGTTGGACGACACAAGCCCCTTTTCGGGCGGCGACGGTTTGAGCTCCGATACCGCCTACCAAATTACCACCCCCACCCAGCTTGCCAAGCTGGCAGAGCTTGTAAACGCGGGGAACGCAAGCTATAACGCCGCACACTATAAGCTGATGAACGATCTCGATCTTTCTGCCTATGGTAAAGATTATGACGACGGCAAGGGTTGGACGTCCATTGGCAACACATACACACAACCATTCAAGGGTGTTTTTGATGGTAACGGTAAAACCATTACAGAGCTGTATATCAACCAAAGCGGGCAATCTCATGTTGGATTGTTTGGAAGCATTAGCCGCGGCACGGCAAAGAATCTAGCACTGCAAAATGTAAGCATCAAAGGCCGTCAAAGCGTCGGGGGTGTGACAGGATCTGTGTATGAGGGGGGCATGGTGCAAGGCTGTTTCGTAAGCGGCATTATGAGCGGTGCAGACTATATCGGTGGTGTGGTGGGATTTGTTTACGGTTCCACCGCGCAAAACTGCTACAGCGCGGTAAGCCTGACAAGCACGAGCTCAAATGGGAGCGGCGGCGTAATCGGGAGAATCAACTTTGGCACGGTAAAAAACTGTTATAGCATCGGCAGCGTCGACGGCGTCGACGATAATGGCGGTATTGGTGGTGTGGTGGGAGTTGTTTACTCTTCCACCTTGCAAAACTGCGCCGCGCTTAATCCATCAGTTTCCGGTACCTCTAGCAGTGTGCATCGCGTGGCAAAACTTTTTGACGGCAGTACTCTTTCGGGCAACATCGCCTTTATCGGTATGACGGTCAATGGAAGCACGGTATCCGACGGCACGCTTACAGATCATAACGGCGCTCCCAAAACCGCAGAAGACATCAATGCGGCGAGCTTTTGGACGACGGCAAGCGGCTTCACAGCAGATTGGAATACCACCGTATGGGAAATAGCACCCGGCAAGTTGCCCATCCTCAAAGGCATCGCAGGGCAGAATGCCTCTATGCCGGAGCACTTGCTTCCGGCGGGCGCAAGCGTCTTTGAGGGCGCGGGTACCAGCGAGGGCGATCCCTACCTCATCAAAACCGCCGCGGACCTTGCCAAACTGGCCCAACTGGTGAATGAGGGAACCTCACCTTATGCGGATCCAGGAAGGTATTACAGGCTGGAAAAAGACCTTGACCTTTCCAGCTATGCAAGTGGGGAGGGCTGGATGCCCATTGGCGCCTCTGCAAAGCAATTCAAGGGCATCTTTGATGGCAACAACAAAACCATTACCGGGCTGACTATCAACCGTCCGGCGGCTGATAACATCGGTTTATTCGGCTATCTCTACATCGATAGCAAGGTGCAGAATATCAGAATCATCGACGCAAGCGTCATCGGAAAAGCCCGTGTCGGCGGCGTAGCCGGATATGCATGGGGTGCGACAGTAGAGAACTGTGCCGTTGTCGGCAGCATCTCCGGAGCGGATAATGTCGGAGGAACAGTAGGGCGCATCTCCAGCGGTACGGTGCAAAACTGCTACAGTACCGGTAGTGTAACCGGCAGCGGTGACTATGTTGGCGGAATAATGGGGTATCTCGAACACAATGCTACTACGGTGCGGCGATGCTATAGCGGCAGCAGCGTTTCCGGAAGGTTCAATGTCGGCGGCATTGTGGGAGAAGTTGGGGTAGCTACTGTGCAAGATTGCTATAGCACCGGCAATATCAAAGGCGTTCTCTATGTCGGTGGCGTTGCGGGAGAGGTTAGCAGCGGCAGCGTGCAAAATTGCTATAGTACCGGCAGCGTTCTGGGAACGGATTCGGAGGGGTATATCGGAGGCGTGGCAGGTGTTCTCAGCAGCGGCACCGTGAAGAATTGTGTGGCGCTGAACCCTTCCATCAACGCAGGCGCATACAATTTCGGGCGCGTGGTGGGCAAAAACACTTCCGGCTCTCTCTTAAACAACTATGCGTTCAGCCGTATTCCCGGCACATGGGCAAATAAGGGTCTAAGTGCAAAGGACGGCGCGGACATGACCTCACAGACCCTCTTTGGCGGCGACTTCTGGGCAAACCCCACCTATTGGGCGGATGCCGCGTGGGACGGGGATATCTGGCAGTTTACGGAAAACAAGCTGCCGACCCTAAAGGGCGTCGGTGGCCCGCAGCATGGAGACGGCGGGCTGTATCTGACAGCGCGGGATATCCAGTATGCCACGGTGGGAGCAACAGACGGCCTCACTTACAACGGCAGTAAGCAAATCCCAACCCTGACCGTCACCTTTGACGGCGAAACGCTGACCAAGAACACGGATTATACTGTTGCGGTAGCAGACGAGAGCGCAAGCGACGGCACAAACGCCGGAACGGTGACGCTCACCATCACCGGCATCGGCAGCTTTTACGGTACAAGAAACATAACCTACACCATTGCAAAAAAAACGATCACCATCATGCCCTACCCCGGTCAGAGCAAAAAACATGGCGAGATTGACCCAATATTGACCTTTGCAAATGGCGCTGGCTTGACTCCGGGGGCTTTCACTGGCAAGCTCAGTCGTGCAGCAGGGGAAAACGTGGGGACCTATGCCATTTCCCTCGGCAATTTAAGTGCGGGTGGAAACTACGAGCTTTCCCTTGCTCCGGTCACGGTCAATTTTACTATTGAACAGGCTAAGGTGTCAGAGATCACCACGACTGTGGACAACGCAAACAAAACCGCCTATGAAATGCGCACCGCCACAACTGCACAGGCTGTTGTGGATGCGGCAGGTCTGCCTTCAAGTGTGAACGTCAGCACCGATGGCGGTACGGCAGTGCTGCCAATTACATGGTCGACTGTCTCTGCCTACAATGCCAAGACTGCTATATATGTGGTGGTCGGTACGCTCACAGGCAACAGCAATATTGAGCCCAACGGCGTGACTGCGAGTCTAACTGTTACCGTTACGCCGGTCACGGCAGTGACCCCCACCTTCAGCGACACGTTGGTGGTCATAAGCAGCGACAGCTCCGCTACAGCCGCTGAATTAGGAAGCGCCATCCTACCTGCAAGCGGTTCCATCATGGTAGAAGGCCAAAGCGTTGCCTATACTGTCGATTGGAACGGCGGCGAAGCGCTGGATAGAACGGCTGTAGGCACCGAGCAGACCTTTACAGGCACCATCAGCTACATAACGCCACCTGCTTGGCTGACCCTGCCGGACAGCTCCACCGTCAGCCGCAAGGTATCTGTTACGGCAAAACAAGCCGTTATCATTGGCGGCATCACGACCGCCAATAAGGCCTATGACGGCGCATCCTATGCGCCCAGTGGCACAGCGACCGTTACAGGCGGCTCTGTTCCGGTGAATCAACTGGAATGGCTGTATGAATCCACGGATAGCGCAGGCTACAGAAACAGCACCGCGCCCACAAACGCAGGCGCATATAAGTTGACCATTTCTGTGCCGGAGAGTAACCCCGATTATGCAGGTAGCGAGATATTCAACTTTACCATCGCAAAACGGGAAATCACCCTTGTTACCGATAATAAGACGGTCACTAAGGGCGGCAGCCTGCCGGAGCTTACCTATACTGTAGGCAATCTAGCTCCCGGGGAAACCAAGGCGGATGCTTTAAGCACCCAACCTGTCCTGGCTTGCCCGACCTTTGACGGCAATACGGTGGGCAGCTATCCCATTACACTCACAGGCGGCACGGCAACGGGTAATTACACCATTACAACTCGCACGAACGGTACCCTTACCGTTGCGGAGCAGACCTATACTGTCACCTTTAACTTGAACGGTGGCAGCCGCACAGGAGGGGGCGAGCTGTCACAGACCATCGCGGAGGGCGGAGCGGCAACGGCTCCTACTGTCTACCGCAGTGGCTATACCCTTACCGGCTGGGATAAATCCTTTGATAACGTGACCGCTGATCTGACGGTTACGGCAAGCTGGAGCTATAACGGTGGTGGCGGTGGAGGAAGCTCCTCAGACAGCAGTCCCATCATCATAACTCCTCCAGCAGCCGACAAGCCCAATTCTCCTACACAAGGGGAAATCAAGGTTCCCGGCACAGTAGATAAGAAGGGTAACATTACCGTAAACATCACTGACAAAACTGTGACCGATGCCTTTAACAAGGCATTGGCCGAGGCCAAGAAAAACGGCACGGAGCAAAACGGAATCACGGTGGTTCTCCGTGTGGACACCGGCAACAACACCGACTCCAATGTTACGGTCAATCTGCCAAAGGCCGTGCAGGATACCATCATTGCGAAGAAAATCGTGAGCATCATCATTGTGGTAGACAATCCCGACATCAGAGTCGGCATAGATTTGGCGGCTGTGCAGGAAATAAACAAGCAAGCAAAGTCGGATGTGAATATCACCGCCACCCGCATGGATAGCGGCAAGTTGATCGGAGATGCGAAAAAAGCCATTGGCAACCGCCCGGTATTCGACCTCAAGGTAAACTACGGCAATGGCAAGGCGGTCAGCAGCTTCGGCGCAGGCAGCGTATCGGTAACCATTCCATATACCCTCGGTGCAAATGAAAAGGCTGGAAATGTGCAGGCTGTGTATGTGGACAGCAAGGGCAAGGTGCATTGGCTGGTAAACTCGGTCTATGACAGTGTGGAACAGGTACTGCGTTTCAGCACTAATCATTTTTCCACTTACGGCATCGGCTATAAGCAGACCAATACCGCATTTAAGGACATTGCAGGTCATTGGGCAAAGGGAGATATTGAGTTTGTGGCAAGCCGTGGATTGTTCAGCGGAACTTCTGAAACCAAGTTCAGCCCGAACACCGCCATGACAAGAGGAATGTTCGTCACGGCGCTGGGGAGGCTTGCAAACGCCGATGTGAGCGGCTACGCAAAGAGCAGCTTCAGTGATGTGAAGGGTGATGCCTACTATATGGGCTATATTGAGTGGGCAAGCAAAAACAGCATAGTAAGCGGGATTGGAAATGGAAAGTTTGCCCCGGATCAGTCCATCACCCGTGAGCAGATGGCGGTCATTATGAGCAACTATGCCAAAGCTATTGGCTATACCTTGCCGAAAGTCCATGTGGAAAACACTTTTGCCGATAACAGCAAGATTAGTACTTACGCCAAGGAAGCCGTGAAGCAGATGCAGATGGCAGGGGTCATCAGCGGCAAAAATGGCAATCTCTTTGATCCGCAGGGTACAGCCACAAGAGCCGAGGTGTCTGCTGTGCTGCGCCGCTTTGTGGAGCTGGCGATTTCCAGTGACACGGCGCAGGGCTGGACAATGAACGATTCCGGCAAATGGATGTACTTCAAGGATGGCAAGCCCCTCACCGGCAAGCAGGACATCGATGGAGCGACCTATACCTTTGACCAGTACGGTGTGACAGCGGACGTGCCGAAAAATCTGCGGTACACCACCTACACCGTACAAAAGGGCGACAGCTTCTGGAGCATATCCCGTAAGCTGAACTGCACTATGGCTGAGCTGGAACGGCTGAACAACAAGAGCCGCTTCGCCCTCATCCACCCCGGCGATGTACTTCGAGTGCCGGAGAAGTAA
- a CDS encoding TetR/AcrR family transcriptional regulator, translating to MEDKKTDKRKAQGAKTKRKLVEIADRLFRERSYSDVSVEDITNEAGITKGAFYVHFPSKDALIALLIAEHAARTDTDYKAFLEKIPLDMPASATLLALTEKIADVLADDISCDNIKKIYQILLAGTVDTESVKSDSRALYLLFHGILEQGIRKGEFQSSLPVEVLSRHFIMAIRGICIGWCIRYLDVDLKAQALEYCGMLIQGLLKE from the coding sequence ATGGAGGATAAAAAAACAGATAAGCGAAAAGCGCAGGGTGCTAAAACCAAACGGAAGCTGGTTGAAATTGCGGATAGGCTGTTTAGGGAGCGCAGCTATTCTGATGTCAGCGTTGAGGACATCACCAATGAAGCTGGAATTACCAAGGGTGCCTTTTATGTGCATTTCCCATCCAAGGATGCGCTGATTGCTTTGCTGATTGCGGAGCACGCCGCTCGCACGGATACGGATTACAAAGCTTTTTTAGAAAAGATTCCCCTTGATATGCCCGCTTCGGCAACGCTGCTGGCTTTAACCGAAAAAATAGCCGATGTGCTGGCGGACGATATCAGCTGTGATAATATTAAAAAAATCTATCAAATTCTGTTGGCGGGAACCGTGGATACCGAATCCGTGAAAAGTGATAGCAGAGCGCTGTATCTGCTGTTTCACGGCATATTGGAGCAGGGAATCCGGAAGGGAGAGTTTCAAAGCTCTTTGCCTGTTGAGGTGCTGTCCCGGCACTTTATAATGGCGATTCGAGGTATTTGCATTGGTTGGTGTATCCGGTATCTGGACGTTGATTTAAAGGCGCAGGCTCTGGAATACTGCGGAATGCTGATTCAGGGACTGCTAAAAGAATAG
- a CDS encoding TetR/AcrR family transcriptional regulator, whose amino-acid sequence MRQKKPDKRKMQGAETKKKLYEIAERLFAEHNFSDVMVEDITDEAGITKGAFYVHFESKDALIALLIADHTSRADTNYKAFLETLPPDMPAPNVLLALTERITEVLAGTIGCDNMKKVYQMLLEGTVDTEAVKSYGRELYVLFHGILERGIRKGELKSTMPAEALARHFVAAFRGISYEWCIRYPDFDLKEQAVEHIRLLLEGIHSPTNNNA is encoded by the coding sequence ATGAGACAGAAAAAACCGGATAAAAGAAAGATGCAGGGAGCTGAAACTAAGAAAAAACTCTATGAAATTGCGGAAAGGTTGTTTGCGGAACACAACTTTTCTGATGTTATGGTAGAAGATATCACTGATGAAGCCGGAATTACAAAAGGGGCATTTTATGTGCATTTTGAATCCAAGGATGCATTGATTGCTCTGCTGATTGCGGACCACACCTCCCGCGCCGATACGAATTATAAAGCCTTTTTGGAAACGCTGCCCCCTGATATGCCCGCCCCCAACGTGCTTTTGGCCTTGACGGAACGGATAACCGAGGTGCTTGCGGGAACAATTGGCTGCGATAATATGAAGAAAGTGTATCAGATGCTACTGGAAGGAACCGTGGATACCGAAGCGGTGAAGAGCTATGGCCGTGAGCTGTATGTGTTGTTTCATGGAATACTGGAAAGAGGTATTCGTAAGGGAGAGCTCAAAAGCACAATGCCTGCTGAGGCGCTGGCGCGGCATTTTGTTGCAGCGTTTCGAGGAATCAGTTATGAGTGGTGCATCCGCTATCCCGACTTTGATTTGAAAGAACAGGCCGTTGAGCACATCCGGCTACTGTTAGAGGGGATACATTCTCCCACAAACAACAACGCCTAA
- a CDS encoding TetR/AcrR family transcriptional regulator — protein sequence MREKKPDKRKVQGAETKKKLYEIAKKLFSERNFSDVNVEDITDEAGITKGAFYVHFESKDALIASLIADYVASADMDYKTFVEALPNEMPASEVILALTQKIADELVDTIGYENMKKIYQMLLTGTVDTEAVSYGRELYLLFYSILDKGIRRGEITSSLPPEALSRHFVMAIRGVSYEWCVRSPDFDLKEQAIEHTRLLIEGMKAPCS from the coding sequence ATGAGAGAGAAAAAGCCTGATAAAAGAAAAGTGCAAGGAGCAGAAACGAAAAAGAAGCTGTACGAGATTGCGAAAAAGCTGTTTTCAGAGCGCAACTTCTCTGACGTAAATGTGGAGGACATCACGGATGAAGCCGGTATCACCAAGGGGGCCTTTTATGTCCACTTCGAGTCTAAGGATGCGCTGATTGCCAGTTTAATTGCAGACTACGTAGCCAGCGCTGATATGGATTACAAAACCTTTGTGGAAGCACTGCCCAATGAGATGCCAGCCTCAGAGGTGATCCTTGCCCTGACCCAAAAGATAGCCGATGAACTTGTGGATACCATCGGCTACGAGAATATGAAAAAAATCTATCAGATGCTACTGACGGGAACCGTGGACACCGAAGCGGTCAGCTATGGCAGGGAGCTTTATTTGCTGTTTTACAGCATATTGGACAAGGGCATCCGGCGCGGTGAGATCACATCTTCATTGCCGCCCGAGGCCCTTTCCCGGCATTTTGTGATGGCGATAAGGGGCGTTAGTTATGAATGGTGCGTCCGATCTCCGGATTTTGATTTGAAAGAGCAAGCGATAGAGCATACCCGGCTGCTGATAGAGGGAATGAAAGCCCCTTGCTCATAA
- a CDS encoding helix-turn-helix domain-containing protein, whose amino-acid sequence MTKQAELKKQAYASSLKSRALSVLIYLIDRSNKDLTCFPAIPTMAEQLHISVSTVKRALKELVDAGYLEKAARFRDKNRGQSSNLYTLLFVVQPPASDYDNTSEKEHRDDINTPDEEKQSKGYAVKHITFDTLSEKTKTEQKPSPSEIVPEDEIGCSDCYDRPIRSVFCTPVQVAILSKDRNPQRIFDKLNRPLLFPPIQSPFLQWTGAESILEPP is encoded by the coding sequence ATGACAAAGCAAGCTGAACTGAAAAAGCAGGCATATGCCAGCAGTCTGAAAAGCCGTGCGCTTTCCGTGCTGATTTATTTGATTGATCGTTCCAATAAAGACCTAACCTGTTTTCCGGCGATTCCAACCATGGCCGAGCAACTTCACATCTCCGTATCCACCGTGAAACGTGCATTAAAAGAGCTTGTGGACGCAGGCTACCTTGAAAAAGCTGCCCGTTTCCGGGATAAAAACCGTGGGCAAAGCTCAAACCTTTATACTTTGCTTTTTGTGGTGCAGCCCCCGGCATCTGATTATGATAATACCTCTGAAAAAGAACACAGAGATGATATAAATACACCTGACGAAGAAAAACAGTCAAAAGGCTACGCTGTAAAACACATCACATTCGATACACTCTCTGAAAAGACAAAAACAGAGCAGAAACCAAGTCCATCTGAAATAGTACCCGAAGATGAAATAGGGTGCTCTGATTGTTATGACAGGCCAATACGGTCTGTTTTTTGCACCCCTGTTCAAGTTGCTATTCTGTCAAAGGATAGGAATCCTCAAAGAATATTTGACAAACTAAATCGCCCTCTTTTGTTCCCGCCTATTCAATCTCCTTTTTTACAGTGGACGGGGGCGGAGTCCATTTTGGAGCCCCCTTGA
- a CDS encoding murein hydrolase, giving the protein MAVDPITAKILAQLAAQAVTEEQARKRLLCIILAPIIALLLLISLILYILTSPLSIFAEWAMGDELDAMKDLQINYGYNQTLGIYEQDYIDGSGQNYDGVVFTDGGMEVVYYNQLDERWANVMYGQSSTIGEAGCGPTAMSIVISTLTGKAHDPIELSTWSVKNGHRCEGNGSYHSLIPAAAEGYGLSCKGDLSAQDIVDALSSGKLVVAIMSKGHFTTGGHFIVLRGVTSEGKILVADPASHKRSQQEWELSLIMNEARKGAAAGGPFWAIGN; this is encoded by the coding sequence ATGGCAGTAGATCCGATTACCGCCAAAATACTGGCACAACTGGCGGCACAGGCCGTAACCGAAGAGCAGGCGCGAAAGCGCCTGCTCTGTATTATTTTAGCGCCAATCATTGCCCTGCTTTTGCTGATTTCCCTGATTCTCTATATCCTGACCAGCCCGTTATCCATATTCGCAGAGTGGGCAATGGGTGATGAATTGGACGCCATGAAAGATTTACAGATCAATTACGGATACAATCAGACTCTTGGCATTTATGAGCAGGATTACATTGATGGGAGCGGACAGAACTATGACGGCGTGGTGTTTACGGATGGGGGCATGGAGGTTGTCTACTACAACCAACTTGATGAACGCTGGGCGAATGTCATGTACGGACAGTCCAGTACCATCGGGGAGGCGGGCTGCGGCCCCACCGCCATGTCCATTGTCATATCCACCCTGACCGGCAAGGCACACGATCCCATAGAACTTTCCACTTGGTCTGTGAAAAACGGACACCGCTGTGAGGGGAACGGTTCTTATCACAGTTTGATACCGGCTGCGGCTGAAGGATATGGATTATCCTGCAAGGGGGATTTATCCGCACAGGATATTGTGGATGCCTTATCAAGCGGCAAGCTGGTGGTTGCCATTATGAGCAAAGGACATTTTACGACCGGCGGCCATTTTATTGTCCTGCGCGGTGTTACCAGCGAGGGAAAAATCCTTGTAGCCGACCCTGCCAGCCACAAACGCAGCCAGCAGGAATGGGAGCTGTCGCTGATTATGAATGAGGCCCGGAAAGGCGCTGCCGCAGGCGGTCCTTTTTGGGCGATAGGAAACTAA